The following DNA comes from Weissella koreensis KACC 15510.
CTTAAATCGAATTTAAAAACTTAGTTTATTTTATCGCTTTATTGACATTAGAAACTAGCGTATAATTAAAAAATAATAGACTAAAAAAGAAAATGAGGGAATCTCGATGGCTGGTTCATTTACACCAACTTGGATGGTTGAAGCAATTTATCATTTAACACCAGTTGAATTAGAAGCGCATGGTATCAAAGCTATTTTGACTGATTTAGATAATACTCTGATTGCTTGGAACAACCCAGATGGTACAGAACAACTTCATCAATGGCTGCAATTAATGGATCAGGCGGGTATTCCAGTTATTATTGTATCTAACAATTCTGATGATCGAGTTGAACGAGTGGCTAAACCACTTGATCTCCTATTTGTTGGGAGGGCTTTAAAACCACTAACTAAAGGATTGAAGATGGCAATTAAAAAGCTTGATCTTACAACAAATGAGGTTGTGATGGTTGGCGATCAACTTTTGACGGATGTTTGGGCGGCTAATAATATGGGAATGCGCAGTATATTAGTTCAACCGCTGATTGAAACAGACCAATGGAACACTAAAATTAATCGTTTTTTGGAAAAAGGGGTTAAAAAGAAGATGTTAAAGCAAAATCCAGATCTAAAATGGAGGAAAAATCTTGATAAGTGAAACTGAAGTACAAAATTATTTAAGCGAAGGCCTTAGGTGTATTGGTTGTGGGGCTGAAATTCAAACCGATAGGCCAGGGGAAGTGGGATATACTCCCATGTCTGCGCTAAAAAAAGGGTTTGAAAACGGGGAAGTGCTATGCCAGCGTTGTTTCCGGTTAAGACATTATAATGAAATTCAACCGGTTGATTTAACGGATGATGATTTCCGTCGTCTTTTGGATCAAATTTCAACGACAGATTCCTTGGTCGTTTATGTGATGGATGTCTTTGATTTTAGTGGATCACTTATTCCTGGTCTACATCGTTTCGTTGGAAGCAATCCTGTTTTGCTTGTGGGAAATAAAGTTGATATCTTACCCCATGCCTTAAGACGAGCAAAAATCAAAGAATGGATGCGTCAACAAGCTAACCGAGCTGGTTTGCGCCCCATTGATATTGCTTTAACTTCTGGTAAAAATGGTGATGATGTACCTGCATTATTAGATATGATCGAAAAATATCGAGCTGGACGTTCAGTCTATGTAGTAGGGGTCACTAATGTTGGTAAGTCAACTTTGATTAATCAAATCATTAAGGATGTTACTGGTGAAAAGAATGATGTTATCACTACATCACGTTTCCCAGGAACTACATTAGATCGAATTGAGATTTCATTGGATGATCAATCAAATATTATTGATACTCCTGGAATTATTCATCCAGATCAAATGGCTCATTATCTTACACCTCAAGATTTAAAATATGTTTCACCCCAAAAGGAATTAAAACCAAGAACATATCAATTGAATGCCGAACAAACACTCTTTATGGGAGCAATGGCCCGATTTGATTTTATTCAGGGACCCAAATCTGGAATTACGGCATATTTTGAAAATAATTTACCGATTCATCGGACCAAATTAGATAATGCAGATCAATTTTATGCTAAGCACGCGGGTGTATTATTGACACCACCTGAAAAAGTGAATTTAGAAGATCTACCACCATTGAAAAGACATGAATTTAAAACAACTGAAAAGACTGATATTGTGATTGATGGATTGGGCTGGGTTACAGTACCGGGTCAAGTTGTTGTTGCAGCTTGGGCACCAAAAGGAGTTTCAGTTTTGACACGAAAGGCTATGATATAAAAATGATTGAATTACGCGGAAAGCAAAAACGTTATTTAAGAGCTTCAGCTCATTCTATGAATCCCCTCTTTAGTGTTGGGAAACAAGGATTAACGGAAAATTGGTTGGAACAATTAGGTTCAGCCATGGAAAAACGCGAATTATTTAAAGTTAATATTTTGAATAATTCTGATGTAACAGTTGATGAAGTTAAGGAATTTATTGAATCAAATTCTTCAATTAAAGTTGTCCAAACCATTGGTCACACTTTAGTTTTGTTTGATCAAGCACGTGATCCAAAGTACCGTAACTACTCAATTGCAGTACAAAAGATATAAGCTATAGTAAATCAAAAGGGGGATCTTATGATTAAAACAGTGAATACTTTAGCTCCAAAAACACAAGTAGCTACTGAATTAGATCAAGAGCGACACCGTGTTGGTATTATCGGTGGTACGTTTAATCCTCCACACCTGGGGCATCTTATTATTGCTGAACAGGTAGCCTCTGATTTACAGCTTGAGCAAGTTTATTTTATGCCAAATTCAACACCGCCACATGTTGATCCCAAAATGGCCATCGATGCATCTGATCGTGCCCAAATGGTCAAAGCAGCAATTTATGGTAATCAACATTTTAAGTTGGAACAGGCAGAGGTTAACCGTGGTGGAATTAGCTATTCTTATGACACTATGCGTTATTTAAATGAAATTCATCCAAATTATGATTATTACTTTATAATTGGTGGCGATGAGGTTGCTTACCTTAAAACTTGGTATAGAATTGAAGAATTAAGCCAAATGGTGCAATTTGTTGGGGTTAATCGTCCAGGACAAGAACATCCAGTGACTGATTATCCAGTTGAATTTGTAACTGTTTCTAATCTTGATATTAGCTCTACTAAAATTCGGCAAAGAATTAAAGAAAAACAAAGTGTTCGTTATTTAGTACCAGATTTAGTGGCGGCTTATATTGTAGAGAAGGGACTGTATCAAAATGAATAACTTAGAGTATCAAAAACGTTATTATCCTGGGACTCGTTTAGAATTACTATCAACCGTACGAGCTGCTTTATCAGATTATCGATATCAACATGTATTACGAGTTGAAACGATGGCCTTGAAGTTAGCGGAAAAATGGCAAGTCGAAGCTGAAATTGTTTCGATAGCTGCATTGATACATGATTATACAAAAGAACGTTCCGATGAAGATTTTATCGAAGCTATAAAAGAATATCATCTATCCACTAGCTTATTACCTTGGGGAAATAATATTTGGCATGGAGTTGTTGGAGCAGAAATGATTCGAAGTGAATTAGGAATTAATGATTCGATTATTTTAGATGCAGTCCGCCAACATACTACGGGGGCTGAAGAAATGACGCTCGTGTCACAAATTATTTTTATGGCTGATTATATTGAAAGTGCCAGAGACTTCCCCGGGGTTGATGAAGTAAGAGCTTTAGCATTTGAAGACTTAGCTGCTAGTGTTGGTTGGCAAGCCCAACATACATTAGAATATTTAATTAAAAATAAACAGAGGGTCTTCCCTTTGTCACTATTGACCTATAATACATGGTCAACCAAATAAGAATGGAAAATAAATAATTATGATTGAAACCACAATGATGAAAATGTTAGAAGTAGCTGTAAAAGCTGGAGGCCAAAAGCGGGCTGAAGATTTAGTGGCCTTGGACATACATGAAACTTCAATCTTTACTGATGTAATGTTGATTATGGATGCTCCATCAAATCGTCAAGTCTTGGCGATTGCTCAAGAAATTATGGATCAAATGAAAGAAGCTGGATTTGAAGTTCATCAACATGAAGGTCGTGATTCTGGGGAATGGGTTGTTCTTGATTTCGGTGATTTAACCGTTCATGTTTTCAAACAAGAAATACGTCATTTTTATGGATTGGAACAACTTTGGTCTGAACAAGGTGAAGAGATTGATATCACAGACTGGATCATTGAGGAAGACTTTTAATGGAAAATTATCAAACCTTTGCAAAGTTATATGATGAATTATTTGATGATGAAGCTTATGATGACTGGTTTCAGTATGCACAAAAAAATATTCAAAATCCGCAAGGTAAGATTTTAGAACTAGCTGGTGGTGCTGGGCGCTTAGCAATTCGCTTAATAAAAGCTGGCCATGATGTGACGGTTTTTGATTTATCCACTGAAATGTTATCTTTAGCTCAGGAAAATGCGCAAGCGGCTGAAGTGGATTTACCCTTGATTCAAGGGGATATGCGAGAATGGTCTGATTATCCAAATCATTTTCAAACGATTACTTCATTTGCTGACTCATTTAATTATCTTGGTAGTTTAGCAGAAACTAAAATGGCATTTGAACAAGTAGCTAACCATTTAGAAAACGGTGGACAGTTCTTATTTGATGTCATTTCACCATATCAAACCGATGAATATTATCCAGGATATATGTATAATTTTCATGATGATGAAACGGCTTTTCTTTGGAATTCATATGGTGTTGAAGGTGAAGAACATACGGTGGAGCACGAATTAATTTTCTTTGTATATGATGAGAAAATTGACGGATATAAGCAATTAACAGAAATTCATACGGAAAAAACTTATGAATTGAAAAAATATATTCAAGCCCTGGAACAAGCGGGATTTGAAAATATTAAAGTTACTGGTGATTTTGGTCGTCAAACAAAGCCTGATGAAAAAACACCACGTTGGTTTTTTAGTGCAAATAAGAAAGGATAGCTGATGCGAGCAGTTGGATTAATTACCGAATATAATCCTTTTCATGCTGGTCATGAATACCACCTCGAACAAGCAAAGGCGATGAGTGGGGCTGAAACAGCAATTGCTGTAATGAGTGGAAATTTTGTACAGCGCGGGGTTCCTGCGATGTATGATAAATGGAAACGAGCGCAGGCGGCGGTTCAAAATGGAGTGGATTTGGTTATTGAATTGCCGGTGGCTTTTTCAATTCAACCAGGTCCTTTTTTTGCTAAAGGTGCAGTTCAAATCTTGTTAGCTGCAGGAGTTGACACAATTGTTTTTGGAGCAGAGCACGCTCAATGGGATTTTATGAAATTAGCGCGAACAGTTCGGGATGTAACTACTCATTCTGATGAATTTCACAATTATCAGACAACTTATGCAAGTAATTTTAATACAGTTTTAATGGATAAGTTAGGCGTCACGATCAATGAACCTAATTATTTATTGGGATTAAGTTATGCATTAGCAGTGCTTGAATTGGACGCGCAAGATCAGGTTGCCTTGATGCCATTACAGCGTCAGGGGAGTGGATATCATGCTACACAAATTTCTGACGAAGACTTTGCGAGTGCCTCAGGAATTCGACATGTTTTAAAGAATGGGTTACCCAAAGAAAAATTAAGCCAACAATTGCCGACGGGCACGCAACAATTACTAATGGAGGCACCATTTTTAGATTATGAACCAAATATGTGGGATTTACTTCATTATAAAGTCTTAACGACACCGGTAGAACAATTGGAGTCTATTTATCAGTTAAATGATGGATTAGCATATCGTCTTCTAGAAACGGTTGAAAAGAATGCTGAGTCGAAGCAAATCGATTGGAATGTCTTTATGCAACAATTTAAAAGTAAACGATATACCTATAGTCGGCTGCAACGGAGCATTTTATACTTATTGTTAAATGTGAGTGAAATTGAAATGAAGGTTGCTTTGAAACAACCTTATATTCGACCCTTGGCTTTTAATGCTAACGGACAGTTATGGCTAAAACATGGGCGTAAAAATTTCACTTTGCCGATTATTGGTAAGGTTGATCAAAATAATTTAAAGGGTCTCTTAAAACTAGATTTTAGAGCTGGTCGTTTATATAATATGTTGCGAAGTAATTCTGATGAAAAACCACAAGATACTAAACGTCAACCGTATCGAAAACAATAATTTAAAATGAAGAGGGAGTAAGAAGATGAAATGGAATTTTAGTGAGTTATTAAAATATAAACAAGAACCAATGGAGTTTCAAGAAGAATTAAACTTAGAAGCCATGACCAAAGAAATGTTTGGGGATGTTATTTTGAGTTTGGAGCCTGTTCAAGTACAAGGTTGGGCACGTATGGAACGCGATGATGTTATTATCCATGCACATGTTACAGGACAACTTACAACACCTTCAACTCGTTCAGCTCGCCCAGTAGAATTTCCTTTGGACTTTATGATCGACGAAGTTTACATTCGCGAAACTGAACATGCAGATCGGTATGAGATTGAAGAATCTGTTATTTTAGTGAAAGATGATGTTATTGATTTTAATGAAGTCTTAGCACAATACATTTTCTTACAAATCCCATTGCAAATCTTGGCAGAAGGTGAAGAAGAAGAAGCTATGCCAACTGGGGATGGATGGGAAGTTATATCAGAAGATGATTACTTAGCCGAACAAGAAAATGGCGAAGAACAAGCTACTAATACGCCTTTGGCCGGTTTAGCTGACTTATTATCTGAAGATAAAGATAAATAAAAAATAGACCAATAATTAAGGACCAAGGAGATTTAAATGGTTAAAAGTAAAGAAACGCCGATGATGCAACAATATAATGAAATTAAATCACAGTATCACGATGCCTTTTTATTTTATCGTTTAGGCGATTTTTATGAATTGTTTAATGAGGATGCCATTTTGGGGTCCCAAATCTTGGAACTTACTTTAACTCAACGAAATAAAAATTCACCTAATCCAGTCCCAATGGCAGGGGTTCCTCATCATGCTGCTCAAAATTATATAGATATTTTAGTGGATAAAGGTTACAAAGTAGCTGTAGTGGAACAAATGGAAGATCCAAGTCAAGCCGATGGGATGGTCAAACGTGAAGTTGTTCAATTGATTACACCTGGAACGCGGATGAACGTGAATGGAGAGTCTGTTAAAGATAATAATTATTTAGTGGGAATTACGTCCGAAGATGCTAATCATTATGGATTTGCTTACACTGATTTATCAACAGGTGAAATGGCAGCTACTGATTTAATTTCAACGACTGCCGTCCTGAATGAACTCGCCCGTTTAGCGGCGAAAGAAATTGTTATTGATAAGATTTTGCCAGCAGATTTAACCGCTTCTTTGACGAATTTGGGTATTATGGTTTCAACGCAAGCATTAGAGACGGTACCAGATAATCAAGCAAATTTAGTGCAGGATTTATCAGATCTTAGTTTAACGGCAGCCCAAATTTTAATCACATATTTGCATACGACACAAAAACGAGCATTAGATCATCTTCAACCAGCTCGTGCTTACGAAGTTGCTCAATATTTAAAAATGGACCGGAATTCACGAGCTAATTTGGAATTAACGGTTAATTTACGCACACAGCAAAGAAGTGGTACATTGTTGTGGCTTTTGGATGAAACTAAAACTGCCATGGGTGGACGGCTATTAAAACAATGGATTGAGCAACCGTTAATTGATCAACAAAATTTAATGAGTCGATATGACAAAATTGAACAATTCATGCAGAATTTTTTGATTGAGAATGATTTGCAAAGTGCGTTAAAAAGTGTTTATGACTTAGAACGTCTGGTTGGTCGGGTCGCATACGGTAGCGCAAACGGCCGTGATTTATTGCAGATTCGTAATTCCTTACGTCAAATTCCTACTATTTTGGAATTATTGGAAGATTTAGATCCTGCCGTTTTTGGAGGGTTAATCAGTCAAATTGACCCAGTTACGGATCTTGAAGCGTTGATCTCAACGGCCATTATTGAGGCCCCACCATTGTCAGTTACTGATGGTGGGTTGATAAAGGCAGGTTATAACGATCAGCTCGATGCTTACCAAGATGTCATGCACAATGGAAAGCAATGGCTGGCTGAATTAGAAGCTACCGAACGTGAAGCGACTGGGATTAATAGTTTGAAAATCGGTTTTAATAAAGTTTTTGGTTATTATATTGAAGTTACTAGAGCGAACATTGATAAATTAGATGATAATCGGTATACACGAAAACAAACTTTAGTTAATGCCGAACGTTTTATTACCCCTGAATTGAAAGAACATGAGCAAAAAATTTTAGAAGCGGAAGAGAAATCTAGCCAATTAGAATATCAATTATTTACTCAAGTACGCGAACAGATTAAGCTTAATATTAAACGATTACAACGGTTGGCTAAACAAATCGCAACGTTAGATGTTTTGACTTCACTAGCTGATGTTGCACAAAAAAATCAATTTACGAGACCACGACTTAATCAAAAACAACATTTAGAAATTGTTGGTGGACGCCATCCCGTTGTTGAAAAAGTTTTGGGGCATCAAAGTTATGTTGCCAATGATATTATGATGGATCAAAATCAAGAAATCATGCTGATTACTGGACCCAATATGTCTGGTAAATCAACTTATATGCGTCAATTGGCCTTAACCGTGATTATGGCTCAAATTGGCTCGTTTGTACCTGCGCAAAGTGCTGATTTACCAATTTTTGATCAAATTTTTACTAGAATTGGGGCAGCTGATGATTTAATTTCGGGAAATTCAACCTTTATGGTAGAAATGTCGGAAGCAAATACGGCGTTACAAAATGCAACTAAAAATTCTTTAATTCTATTTGATGAATTAGGACGAGGAACGGCTACCTTTGATGGAATGGCCCTAGCGCAAGCTATTATTGAGCATATTCATCAAAATGTACATGCTAAAACGCTATTTTCAACCCACTATCATGAATTGACTAGTTTGGATCAAGAACTACCACAACTGTTCAATGTACATGTGGGTGCGCATGAAGAAAATGGAGAATTGATTTTCTCACACAAAGTTTTAGCGGGACCAGCTGATCAGTCTTATGGAATTAACGTTGCGAAATTAGCAGGTCTGCCTCAGACATTGATTGAACGAGCAACAGTGATTTTAAATCAATTGGAAACACCTGAGCAAACTAAAATTCCTGAGCTTGTGAAATTAACTGATGTTGCAGACTCTAAAACACAAATGTCATTATTTGATACATTACCTGACAATGATGAACAAAATAAAGTCGTTGAACGGGTTAAAAATGCCGATTTGGCAAATTCAACGCCTTTCCAAGCGTTGATGTTATTAAATGAATTACAAGAACTTTTAAAAAAATAATTGTTTTTTGTTTCACAAAGTTATGGGGATGTGCTACACTAATTATATATTAACTAAATTATATAAGATTAAGGTGAGTTAACATGACAGAACAAAAAATTCCTCGTGCAACTGCTAAACGGTTGCCCATTTATTATCGTTATCTCAAGTTATTACTAGATGAAGGAAAAACTAAGATTTCTTCCGTTGATTTGGCTGAAATTGTTAAAATTGATGCTGCGACCATTCGTCGTGATTTTTCGTGTTTTGGAGCATTAGGTAAGCGTGGCTATGGTTATGATGTCGCTGAATTAATTGAATTTTTTGCTGGAGAATTAAATCAAGATAATTTGGCTTCAGTTGCTTTGATTGGTTTGGGAAATTTGGGACATGCTTTGTTGAATTTTAAATTTCAAAAAACTTCTAATGTGCGAGTATCTGCTGTTTTTGAAGTTAAGCCGGAATTAATTAATACAATTCAAAGTGGCGTTCCAGTATTCTCAATGGATGAATTAGAAGAACAAATTGAGGAACAAAGGATTGATGTAGCAATGTTGACAGTGCCGGCTGATGCGGCTCAGACAATTGCAACCCGCTTGGAAGCAAGTGGTATCAAAGGTATTTTGAATTTTACACCAATGCGGTTAAATGTTTCTCGGAAGGTGCATGTTCAAAACGTGGACTTAACGAATGAGTTGCAAACGTTACTTTATTTTATCGATAATGATATAAGTAACTAAAAAAAATATAAAATGAGGCTCAGACGATTTTTGTCTCAGCCTCTTTTATTAAATGGAGTTAAAAATGATAATTTTACAAGCAAATGATGTCAGTCGACGCTTCAATGGCGTGACTTTTTTTGAACACTTTTCGCTGCAGATTCAAGATCGATCCCGAATTGGTTTGGTCGGACGAAATGGGGCAGGAAAATCTACATTACTAAAAATTTTAATTGGTCAGGAATCACCAGATGAAGGGGTTGTTTCTTCTAAAAAAGGATTAAAGCTAGCTTATTTAGCCCAAAATTCAGGGATGGACTCAACTTTAAGTGTGTATGATGAAATGTTAGCCAGTTTTAAAAAGGTGCAAACATTAGAACAACAGATGCATCAAATGGAATCAAAAATTGCTAATACGACTGATTATGAAAGTGAATCTTATCAAAGTCTACTTACTGAATATGATCAAATTCAGCATGATTTTGAAGCTTTAAATGGTTACGGATATGAAGCAACTATTCGTGGCGTTTTACATGGATTTGGGTTTGACGAGTCGTTTTATTCACAAAAAATTTCTGATCTTTCCGGTGGTCAACGAACTCGTTTAGCGATCGCAAAGCAATTATTAGAGAAACCAGATCTTTTGGTACTGGATGAACCAACCAATCACTTGGATATGCAGACTTTGGCATGGTTAGAAAAATATTTACAAAATTATCAAGGAGCACTGCTAATTGTTTCGCATGATCGTTACTTCTTAGATCGAGTAGTAAATGAAGTTTATGAGGTACATTCTGGAGTTTTGGATCATTACCAAGGAAACTATAGCCGCTATATGGAGCAAAAGATTGCGAAGATTACAGCAGAGCAAAAGGCGTTTGATCGGCAACAAAGTGAAATTGCTAAATTAGAAGACTTTGTTAATCGTAACATTGTGCGAGCTTCAACCACAAAACGAGCTCAATCTCGACGTAAACAACTTGAAAAGATGGAAGTTTTGGATGCACCTAAAAATGAATCAGGGGTAGCACATATTACTTTTCAAGCTGCTCAAAGTTCAGGGAATGAGGTCCTTCAAGTTGAAGGACTGAGCTTGGGTTATCAAGCAGATAAGGTACTATCCCAAAATGTGAATTTAGCGGTCAATAAACAACATGCCGTGGCTTTAGTTGGACCAAACGGGGTTGGTAAATCTACTTTAATCAAAACGATCTTAGGTAAATTAGCACCATTAGCGGGAACGTTTAAACTGGGTGCTAATGTTACAGTTGGTTATTATGATCAAGAGCAAGCAACGTTAGATCCAAAGAAGACAGTATTAAACTCTGTTTGGGATTTACATCCTAAATTACCGGAAAAAGATGTACGATCTATTTTAGGATCTTTCATGTTTACGGGGGAAGATGTTGATAAAAAAGTCACAGCACTTTCTGGTGGCGAAAAAGCACGGTTATTACTAACCGTGCTTTCGATGAATGAAGATAATTTCTTGATTTTAGACGAGCCGACCAATCATTTAGATATTGATTCACGTGAAGTCTTAGAAACAGCTTTAAATGAGTATAATGGGACCATTTTCTTTGTGTCACATGATCGTTATTTTATTAATGAGGTTGCAACTGAAGTTGTTGAATTATCTGCAAATGGAACGCAATTCTTTGACGGTGATTATGATTATTATTTAGAAAAAATTGAACAAAGAGATGCCCAAATGGCGCTCGAAAATGAAGTGACTGCCGAACAGGTTAGTGATGATGCGACACCAACATACCAAGCTACGCGTGAACAGCAAAAAGAGCTTCGTAAAAAAGAACGCGCCGTATCCAAAGCTGAAGCAGCAATGGAAGAAATTATGGAGCAGATGGAGCCATTAGAAACAGAATTGAATGATCCTGCTAATGGTTCAGATTTGGGTAAATTGACCGAATTAACACAACAAATAGAAGCTTTACAACAAAAATTAAATCAACTTGAAGAAGAGTGGACTCAGGCATCCATGGATTTAGAAACCTTTCAAGCATAAAAAGGAAGTTTTAAATGGCTGAAGTAACACGTGTCACTCAGACAAAAAAGAACCAACGTTATAATATCTATTTAGATGATGAGTTTGCTTTTGCTGTGGCAGAAAAAATTTTAATACAATTTAATTTGTTCAAGGGGACCAAAGTTGATGATGAATTAAAGGCTACAATTATTGAAGCTGAATATAATCAAAAGGCTTACCAAAAGGCTCTGACTTATGCTGCTAATAGTCTGCATTCCAAGCAACAAGTTCGAACAAAATTACAGCAGGCTGATTTTCCTGTTTCAGTAATTGAACAAGCAATTGAACGTTTAGAACAATTGGATATTATTGATGATCAACAATTTGCGAATGAATATGTTCAAAGTCAGATTCGACGCGGAAAATTAGGTCCACGGGCTATTAAATTTAATTTAAAAAAATATGGGATTGATCAATTTATAATTGAAGATTTACTGGTTGAATATGATGAAACGCTACAAAGGGAGAAGTTATCTGAATTAATAGATCCTTTATTTCAAAAATATCGCCGTGAATCAGCTTTTATGGCAGATCAAAAAGTGACGCAAAAGCTGTATCAAAACGGATTTGATCAACGTCAAATCAAACAAGCGTTACAAGATTATCATGCCGAGACTCCCGTCGATGAAGAACAGGCTCAAGAAAATTTTGAGCGAATGATGGAAAAAACAGCTCAAAAATATCAACATCTTACTGGTTGGGATTATCAAAGTAAGGTTAAGGCAGGAATGTATCGACGAGGCTTTGATCTAAGAAAAGTGGATCAATGGTTAAAAGAGCATCGTTCTGATTAATTTGGTAGTTCAGGTGATGGTTTATCAGACTTAAGCAAAGTTTCTGTTTAACCTAATAATAGGCACAAATAGATACTAAAAAGCTAGTTATATAAACGGTTAAACTAACGATAGCTATAATTAGGTATAACTTAATTCGTGCTTTTTTACGTATAATCTGCGTGGAATTTGTGCT
Coding sequences within:
- the mutS gene encoding DNA mismatch repair protein MutS, with protein sequence MVKSKETPMMQQYNEIKSQYHDAFLFYRLGDFYELFNEDAILGSQILELTLTQRNKNSPNPVPMAGVPHHAAQNYIDILVDKGYKVAVVEQMEDPSQADGMVKREVVQLITPGTRMNVNGESVKDNNYLVGITSEDANHYGFAYTDLSTGEMAATDLISTTAVLNELARLAAKEIVIDKILPADLTASLTNLGIMVSTQALETVPDNQANLVQDLSDLSLTAAQILITYLHTTQKRALDHLQPARAYEVAQYLKMDRNSRANLELTVNLRTQQRSGTLLWLLDETKTAMGGRLLKQWIEQPLIDQQNLMSRYDKIEQFMQNFLIENDLQSALKSVYDLERLVGRVAYGSANGRDLLQIRNSLRQIPTILELLEDLDPAVFGGLISQIDPVTDLEALISTAIIEAPPLSVTDGGLIKAGYNDQLDAYQDVMHNGKQWLAELEATEREATGINSLKIGFNKVFGYYIEVTRANIDKLDDNRYTRKQTLVNAERFITPELKEHEQKILEAEEKSSQLEYQLFTQVREQIKLNIKRLQRLAKQIATLDVLTSLADVAQKNQFTRPRLNQKQHLEIVGGRHPVVEKVLGHQSYVANDIMMDQNQEIMLITGPNMSGKSTYMRQLALTVIMAQIGSFVPAQSADLPIFDQIFTRIGAADDLISGNSTFMVEMSEANTALQNATKNSLILFDELGRGTATFDGMALAQAIIEHIHQNVHAKTLFSTHYHELTSLDQELPQLFNVHVGAHEENGELIFSHKVLAGPADQSYGINVAKLAGLPQTLIERATVILNQLETPEQTKIPELVKLTDVADSKTQMSLFDTLPDNDEQNKVVERVKNADLANSTPFQALMLLNELQELLKK
- a CDS encoding redox-sensing transcriptional repressor Rex, whose amino-acid sequence is MTEQKIPRATAKRLPIYYRYLKLLLDEGKTKISSVDLAEIVKIDAATIRRDFSCFGALGKRGYGYDVAELIEFFAGELNQDNLASVALIGLGNLGHALLNFKFQKTSNVRVSAVFEVKPELINTIQSGVPVFSMDELEEQIEEQRIDVAMLTVPADAAQTIATRLEASGIKGILNFTPMRLNVSRKVHVQNVDLTNELQTLLYFIDNDISN
- a CDS encoding RecX family transcriptional regulator is translated as MAEVTRVTQTKKNQRYNIYLDDEFAFAVAEKILIQFNLFKGTKVDDELKATIIEAEYNQKAYQKALTYAANSLHSKQQVRTKLQQADFPVSVIEQAIERLEQLDIIDDQQFANEYVQSQIRRGKLGPRAIKFNLKKYGIDQFIIEDLLVEYDETLQREKLSELIDPLFQKYRRESAFMADQKVTQKLYQNGFDQRQIKQALQDYHAETPVDEEQAQENFERMMEKTAQKYQHLTGWDYQSKVKAGMYRRGFDLRKVDQWLKEHRSD
- a CDS encoding ABC-F family ATP-binding cassette domain-containing protein, which produces MIILQANDVSRRFNGVTFFEHFSLQIQDRSRIGLVGRNGAGKSTLLKILIGQESPDEGVVSSKKGLKLAYLAQNSGMDSTLSVYDEMLASFKKVQTLEQQMHQMESKIANTTDYESESYQSLLTEYDQIQHDFEALNGYGYEATIRGVLHGFGFDESFYSQKISDLSGGQRTRLAIAKQLLEKPDLLVLDEPTNHLDMQTLAWLEKYLQNYQGALLIVSHDRYFLDRVVNEVYEVHSGVLDHYQGNYSRYMEQKIAKITAEQKAFDRQQSEIAKLEDFVNRNIVRASTTKRAQSRRKQLEKMEVLDAPKNESGVAHITFQAAQSSGNEVLQVEGLSLGYQADKVLSQNVNLAVNKQHAVALVGPNGVGKSTLIKTILGKLAPLAGTFKLGANVTVGYYDQEQATLDPKKTVLNSVWDLHPKLPEKDVRSILGSFMFTGEDVDKKVTALSGGEKARLLLTVLSMNEDNFLILDEPTNHLDIDSREVLETALNEYNGTIFFVSHDRYFINEVATEVVELSANGTQFFDGDYDYYLEKIEQRDAQMALENEVTAEQVSDDATPTYQATREQQKELRKKERAVSKAEAAMEEIMEQMEPLETELNDPANGSDLGKLTELTQQIEALQQKLNQLEEEWTQASMDLETFQA